From Antricoccus suffuscus, a single genomic window includes:
- a CDS encoding MBL fold metallo-hydrolase gives MDLTKFTHACVRLDDGNRKLVIDPGAFSELDQALDGVDAVLITHEHADHIDVDKLKAAAQKNSSLHVWAPRSVADDIAAEWVTAVGPGETFDAAGFSVETFGGQHAVIHPKIPTITNICYLIDGNVYHPGDSFDVPTKPVQTLLLPLHAPWSKTSEVVDFAVSVRAPKAYAVHDGLLNDVGISFTSGLVENFAGQHGSAFARLAPVSTVSI, from the coding sequence ATGGATCTGACCAAGTTCACGCATGCATGTGTCCGTCTCGACGACGGCAACCGCAAGCTCGTCATCGACCCCGGCGCGTTTTCCGAGTTGGACCAGGCGCTCGACGGTGTCGACGCGGTGCTCATCACCCACGAACACGCCGATCACATCGATGTCGACAAGCTCAAGGCTGCCGCACAGAAGAACTCGTCACTGCACGTATGGGCACCGCGGTCCGTCGCGGACGACATCGCCGCGGAATGGGTCACCGCCGTGGGGCCCGGTGAGACGTTCGACGCTGCGGGTTTCTCGGTCGAGACGTTCGGCGGTCAGCATGCCGTGATCCATCCGAAGATCCCGACCATCACCAACATCTGCTACCTGATCGACGGCAATGTCTATCACCCCGGCGACTCGTTCGACGTACCCACCAAGCCCGTGCAGACGCTGCTGCTGCCGTTGCACGCGCCATGGTCGAAGACGTCCGAGGTCGTCGACTTCGCGGTGTCGGTGCGCGCACCCAAGGCGTACGCCGTGCACGACGGGCTGCTCAACGACGTCGGGATCAGCTTTACCTCTGGGCTGGTTGAGAACTTCGCCGGTCAGCATGGGAGCGCGTTCGCACGGCTCGCGCCGGTCTCAACCGTCTCGATCTAA